A genomic stretch from Eretmochelys imbricata isolate rEreImb1 chromosome 24, rEreImb1.hap1, whole genome shotgun sequence includes:
- the LTAP1 gene encoding protein C1orf43 homolog, which yields MATSGSNWLSGVNVVLVMAYGSLVFVLLFIFVKRQIMRFAMKSRRGPHVPVGQHAPKDLKEEIDIRLSRVQDIKYEPRLLAEDDARLLQLETPGSQCCYNYLYRMKALDAIRASEIPFYVEGRHPQSLMGKNFHAYLLELRNSSTPFRGIRKTLIDTLLDGYDTARYGTGVFGKTEYLKYQGALTELTNIIKARGGSSQRQHQSAAKDLTLSPDVSNSATIQVTYLPSSQKSKRAKHFLELKSFKDNYNTLESTL from the exons ATGGCGACGTCCGGCAGCAACTGGCTCTCCGGGGTCAACGTGGTGCTGGTGATGGCCTACGGGAGCCTG GTGTTTGTGCTGCTCTTCATCTTTGTGAAAAGGCAGATAATGCGCTTCGCCATGAAGTCCCGCCGGGGGCCCCATGTGCCGGTTGGACAACACGCCCCCAAG GACCTGAAAGAGGAAATTGACATTCGCCTCTCAAGGGTACAGGACATTAAGTATGAACCCCGGCTCCTGGCTGAAGATGATGCCAGGCTCCTGCAGCTAGAGACACCAGGAAGCCAAT GTTGCTATAACTACTTGTACAGAATGAAGGCACTGGACGCAATCAGAGCTTCTG AGATCCCATTTTATGTAGAAGGCCGACACCCCCAGTCCTTAATGGGAAAGAATTTCCATGCCTACCTGTTGGAGCTGAGAAATTCCAGCACTCCATTCAGAGGCATTCGCAAAACCTTGATTGACACCCTCCTGGATGGGTATGACACTGCACGCTATGGGACAGGG GTCTTTGGGAAGACGGAATATCTGAAGTACCAGGGTGCCCTAACTGAGCTCACGAACAT TATCAAAGCGCGAGGGGGCAGCAGCCAGAGGCAGCACCAGTCAGCAGCGAAGGATCTCACGCTCTCGCCTGATGTCTCCAACTCAGCCACCATCCAGGTCACCTACCTGCCTTCCAGCCAGAAGAGCAAACGTGCCAAACACTTCCTGGAGCTGAAGAGCTTCAAGGACAACTACAACACGCTGGAGAGCACCCTGTGA